The following proteins are co-located in the Silene latifolia isolate original U9 population chromosome 1, ASM4854445v1, whole genome shotgun sequence genome:
- the LOC141595527 gene encoding putative auxin efflux carrier component 1c — MITILDFYHVMTAMVPLYVAMILAYGSVKWWKIFSPDQCSGINRFVALFAVPLLSFHFISSNNPYKMNLKFILADTLQKVIVLVVLAIWSRVSKRGSLEWTITLFSLSTLPNTLVMGIPLLKGMYGDFSGSLMVQIVVLQCIIWYTLMLFMFEYRAARTLISEQFPGTAGSIVSIHVDSDVVSLDGRMPLETEAEIKEDGKLHVTVRRSNASRSDIFSRRSHGFSSNTPRPSNLTNAEIYSLQSSRNPTPRGSSFNHTDFYSMVGGGGGRNSNFGAGDVYELGLTKSRGPTPRPSNFEEDITGGNSNSNNNSNNVVRTTTKYPAAYPTPNPGMFSPSKKDGGISNSNSNNAKKGGSNLQKGGEEVGKDVHMFVWSSSNSPVSDVFGGHDYGVSDQAIKEVRMNVSPGKVEGGRDMQEEYLERDEFSFGNRGIDGEMKEHHHNHGNGGGDKADDGRPKALPPASVMTRLILIMVWRKLIRNPNTYSSLIGLIWSLVSFRWHLEMPAIIAKSISILSDAGLGMAMFSLGLFMALQPRIIACGNSVAAFSMAVRFVTGPAVMAAASIVVGLRGPLLHVAIVQAALPQGIVPFVFSKEYNVHPDILSTGVIFGMLIALPITLVYYILLGL; from the exons ATGATCACAATATTAGATTTTTACCATGTAATGACGGCCATGGTGCCGCTTTACGTAGCCATGATCCTAGCGTACGGTTCGGTCAAATGGTGGAAAATCTTTAGTCCGGACCAATGTTCCGGGATTAACCGGTTCGTCGCGCTTTTCGCGGTTCCGCTTCTTTCGTTTCATTTTATATCTTCAAATAATCCGTATAAGATGAACCTTAAGTTTATTTTAGCGGATACGCTTCAGAAAGTGATTGTGTTGGTCGTGTTAGCTATTTGGAGCCGCGTTAGTAAACGCGGCTCGCTTGAGTGGACGATAACGTTGTTTTCGTTATCGACTTTACCGAATACGCTAGTTATGGGTATTCCTTTGTTGAAAGGAATGTATGGGGATTTTTCCGGGAGTTTAATGGTGCAAATTGTTGTATTACAATGTATTATTTGGTATACTCTTATGTTATTTATGTTTGAGTATCGAGCGGCAAGGACTCTCATCTCTGAACAATTTCCTGGAACGGCGGGGTCCATCGTGTCTATCCACGTGGACTCGGACGTTGTCTCGTTAGACGGTCGGATGCCGTTAGAGACCGAAGCGGAAATCAAAGAAGACGGGAAATTACATGTGACCGTACGTAGGTCGAACGCCTCGAGATCAGATATTTTCTCGAGGCGTTCTCATGGATTTTCGTCCAATACACCCCGTCCGTCTAATTTGACGAATGCAGAGATTTATTCTCTGCAGTCGTCACGAAACCCGACCCCTCGTGGGTCGAGTTTCAATCACACTGACTTTTATTCaatggttggtggtggtggtggaaggAACTCTAATTTCGGGGCCGGGGATGTGTACGAGTTGGGCCTCACTAAATCACGAGGCCCAACTCCCCGACCCTCTAATTTCGAGGAGGATATCACAGGTGGGaacagtaatagtaataataatagtaataatgtgGTCAGGACAACGACTAAGTATCCTGCGGCTTATCCAACCCCGAACCCTGGAATGTTTTCGCCTAGTAAAAAAGACGGAGGtattagtaatagtaatagtaataacgCGAAAAAAGGCGGATCGAATTTGCAAAAGGGAGGAGAAGAAGTAGGTAAAGATGTTCATATGTTTGTTTGGAGTTCAAGTAATTCCCCTGTTTCTGATGTGTTTGGTGGACATGATTATGGTGTTTCTGATCAAGCTATTAAGGAAGTTCGTATGAATGTTTCTCCTGGTAAAG TGGAAGGTGGAAGAGATATGCAAGAAGAGTATTTGGAAAGAGATGAATTTAGCTTTGGAAATAGAGGAATAGATGGAGAAATGAAAGAACATCATCATAATCATGGTAACGGTGGTGGTGATAAAGCTGATGATGGAAGACCTAAAGCATTGCCTCCTGCTAGTGTCATGACAAGACTTATACTCATCATGGTTTGGAGGAAACTTATCAGAAATCCAAATACTTATTCTAGCTTGATTGGTCTCATTTGGTCTTTGGTCTCTTTCAG GTGGCATTTAGAGATGCCGGCCATTATCGCAAAGTCCATCTCAATTCTGTCGGACGCAGGTCTTGGCATGGCCATGTTCAGTCTTG GGTTATTTATGGCATTACAACCAAGGATAATAGCATGTGGGAATTCGGTAGCAGCATTTTCAATGGCAGTGAGATTTGTAACAGGACCAGCTGTTATGGCTGCTGCTTCTATTGTTGTTGGCCTTCGCGGTCCTCTTTTGCATGTTGCTATTGTCCAG GCTGCATTACCACAAGGAATTGTCCCATTTGTATTTTCCAAGGAATATAATGTGCACCCTGACATTCTCAGCACAGG GGTGATTTTTGGGATGCTAATTGCGCTACCGATAACACTTGTCTACTACATTTTACTTGGACTGTAA